The window TCGCTGCGCGCGCCGCTGGAAAACGGCGAGGTCGCGGTGTCGCGCGCCAATCACCGCGTCACCTATCCCGCCCGCTTCATGCTGGTGGCCGCGATGAATCCGTGCCGCTGCGGCCATGCCTTCGAGCCCGGCTTTGCCTGCAAGCGCGGCCGCATCGACCGCTGCACCGCGGATTATCAGGCGCGGATTTCAGGCCCGCTGATGGACCGCATCGACCTGCGCATCGAGGTGCCGGCCGTCACCGCCGCCGACCTGATCCTGCCGCCGCCCGCGGAAGGTTCGGCCGAAGTCGCCGCGCGCGTCGCCGCGGCGCGCGATATTCAAACAGCCCGTTATGCCGCGGCCGGACTGACCGATGTCCGCACCAATGCCTCGGCGCCGGCGTCGGTGCTGGAAGTGGTGGCGCAGCCGGACGCGCAGGGTCTCGCGATGTTGCGCGACGCCGCCGAGACGATGCGGCTGACCGCGCGCGGCTATCATCGCGTGCTGCGCGTTGCGCGCACGCTGGCCGATCTCGACGGCGCCGAGAAAATCGGCCGGCTGCACCTGGCCGAAGCGCTGTCGTACCGGGCGCTGGCCGAAGACGTCCGCCGCGCCGCGTAAGATTTCATCCGCACAGACGCCCATCCGGCTACCGTCAACCCGACGGTAACGAGTTTTCTTTACACTCCGCTCACCATAACCCCGGAACTTGGGGCCAAGGCGAGTAGCGTGTCATGTTGCGTTTCAAAATTCTGGCTTCGACGATTCCGCTGGTGCTGGCCGCGTTCTTCGCACGCGGCGAGTTGGTGCCGGGCACGCGGCCCTGCATCTCGACCGGCGAAACCTCTGTACAGATTGCTCCAACACCGTGGCAGGCACAGCTTCATGTCAGCTTCACCGACGATCCCGTCATCGCAACGGTGCGGGTGCAGATCGTCGATGCCGCCGAAGCCGCCGACTTCGCCGTGGTCGATGACATCGACAGCGCGGAAGCCGGTGCCTGTGACGTCACCGCCGCGACGCGCTTCATCGCCATCTCGGCGTCGCCCTCAGCCGCGGAGCCGGTGATCTACCTCTCCGACAACGGCAATGCCGACTACCGGATCTTCGTGAAATCCAGGACCTTCACGCCGCGCGACGCCGCGGCCCTGATCGTCGGCGCCCGCGGCGGCCATGCCCATATGGCTGCGGCGCTCTGAATTCGACTTTAACGATTGATCAACCATGTCTGTAGCGAGCGGGATGAAGTCGCGCGCTCGCAAACAGTTGGCAACGACATCCCCGCATTCTCCCTGACGTCCCGCGTGCCCAGATCGCGATGGACGCTTGCCCACGCAGCGCGGGCGATGACAGGCAATGTCGGGGTGGGTAGTCGTGAAGCTTTTCCGGATCAAGGTACGCTTGCGCCACTTCGCTCGCCACCATCCGTGGCTGAGCTTCGCGATCCGCTCGTTCGTGATGTTCTCGGCCGCGTTTGGCGGCGCCTATGGCTTCATCGCCGGCAGCAGGTCGGAAAATTCCGGCTACGATCCGCATGCCTTTGCGATCGGCGCCAGCTTTCTGTTCGCGGTGGCTTGCGTGGCTTTGGCCAGCCTGAGCATGCGGATGCGTTTTATGGCCAAGCGGATGCGCAAGCTGGCGGTTCACAACGAAGCGCTGGTCGATCGCAACTGGGAGCTGAAAGAGGCCGAGGAGCGCGCCCGCAGCCTGTTTGAGTCGCAGGGCGACCTGATCGTGATTCGCGACACCGAAGGCTGCATCAGCTTCGTCAACGACGCCTATTGCACCCTGGCGGAGCGATCGCGCGAACAACTGGTCGGCAGTCGCTTTGAGCTACAGATTCTCGAACAGGGCGAGACCGCGAACGAACCCAACGGCACCAGCATCTACGACCAGAAGATCGTCACCGCAGCGGGGCCGCGCTGGATTGCCTGGCGCGAAGGCCTGGTGCGCATCGATGCCGGACATCCCGCCGAGCTGCAAAGCGTCGGCCGCGACGTCACCGATCGCACCGAGACCGAACGCGCGCTCGGCGAAGCCCGCGATATCGCCAATGCCGCCAACCGCGCCAAGTCGCGTTTTCTCGCGATGGCTTCGCATGAAATCCGCACGCCGCTGAACGGCATCATCGGCATGAGCGGACTGCTGCTCGATACGCCGCTGAC is drawn from Nitrobacteraceae bacterium AZCC 2146 and contains these coding sequences:
- a CDS encoding hypothetical protein (product_source=Hypo-rule applied; cleavage_site_network=SignalP-noTM; superfamily=54523); protein product: MLRFKILASTIPLVLAAFFARGELVPGTRPCISTGETSVQIAPTPWQAQLHVSFTDDPVIATVRVQIVDAAEAADFAVVDDIDSAEAGACDVTAATRFIAISASPSAAEPVIYLSDNGNADYRIFVKSRTFTPRDAAALIVGARGGHAHMAAAL